In the genome of Sciurus carolinensis chromosome 3, mSciCar1.2, whole genome shotgun sequence, one region contains:
- the Casc3 gene encoding protein CASC3, which produces MADRRRQRASQDTEDEESGASGSDSGGSLARGGGSCSGSAGGGGSGSLPSQRGGRGGALHLRRVESGGAKSAEESECESEDGMEGDAVLSDYESAEDSEAEEGEYSEEENSKVELKSEGNDAANSSAKEEKGEEKPDTKGTVTGERQSGDGQESTEPVENKVGKKGPKHLDDDEDRKNPAYIPRKGLFFEHDLRGQTQEEEIRPKGRQRKLWKDEGRWEHDKFREDEQAPKSRQELIALYGYDIRSAHNPDDIKPRRIRKPRFGSPPQRDPNWIGERLNKPHRHQGPGGTLPPRTFINRNAAGTGRMSAPRNYSRSGGFKEGRTGFRPMEAGGQHGGRSGETVKHETSYRSRRLEQTSVRDPSPEADVPVLGSPEKEEAVVETPAVAPDTAPPAPDRPIEKKSYSRARRTRTKVGDAVKTAEEVPPPPEGLTSAPPVSETTPPPSTKTGNWEASVDSATGGLEQDVAQLNIAEQNWSPGQPSFLQPRELRGVPNHIHMGAGPPPQFNRMEEMGVQGGRAKRYSSQRQRPVPEPPAPPVHISIMEGHYYDPLQFQGPIYTHGDSPAPLPPQGMIVQPEMHLPHPGLHPHQTPAPLPNPGLYPPPVSMSPGQPPPQQLLAPTYFSAPGVMNFGNPSYPYAPGALPPPPPPHLYPNTQAPSQVYGGVTYYNPAQQQVQPKPSPPRRTPQPVTIKPPPPEVVSRGSS; this is translated from the exons ATGGCGGACCGGCGGCGGCAGCGCGCTTCGCAGGATACGGAAGACGAAGAATCTGGTGCTTCGGGCTCCGACAGTGGCGGCTCCCTCGCGCGGGGCGGCGGGAGCTGCAGTGGGAGCGCTGGAGGCGGCGGCAGCGGCTCTCTGCCTTCCCAGCGCGGTGGCCGCGGCGGGGCCCTCCATCTGCGGCGGGTGGAGAGCGGGGGCGCCAAGAGCGCTGAGGAGTCTGAGTGT GAGAGTGAAGATGGCATGGAAGGTGATG ctGTTCTCTCGGACTATGAAAGTGCAGAAGACTCAGAA GCTGAAGAAGGGGAATACAGTGAAGAGGAAAACTCCAAAGTGGAACTGAAATCAGAGGGTAATGATGCTGCTAATTCTTCAGcaaaagaagagaagggagaagaaaagcctGACACCAAAGGCACCGTGACTGGTGAGAGGCAGAGTGGGGATGGACAG GAGAGCACAGAGCCTGTGGAGAACAAAGTGGGTAAAAAGGGCCCTAAGCATTTGGATGATGATGAAGATCGGAAGAATCCAGCATACATACCCCGGAAGGGGCTTTTTTTTGAGCATGATCTTCGAGGTCAAACTCAGGAGGAAGAAATCAG ACCCAAGGGGCGACAGCGAAAGCTATGGAAGGATGAGGGTCGTTGGGAGCATGACAAGTTCCGCGAAGATGAGCAGGCTCCCAAGTCCCGACAGGAGCTTATTGCTCTTTATGGCTATGATATCCGCTCAGCTCACAATCCTGATGACATCAAACCCCGAAGAATTCGGAAACCCCG ATTTGGGAGTCCTCCACAAAGAGATCCAAACTGGATTGGTGAGCGTCTAAACAAGCCCCATCGCCACCAGGGTCCTGGGGGTACCCTACCACCAAGGACATTTATTAACAGGAATGCAGCAGGTACTGGCCGCATGTCTGCACCCAGGAATTACTCTCGATCTGGGGGCTTCAAGGAAGGTCGTACTGGTTTTAGACCTATGGAGGCTGGTGGGCAGCATGGTGGCCGGTCTGGTGAGACTGTTAAGCATGAGACTAGTTACCGGTCACGGCGCCTGGAGCAGACTTCTGTGAGGGATCCATCCCCAGAAGCAGATGTTCCAGTGCTCGGCAGTCCTGAGAAAGAAGAAGCAGTTGTAGAGACACCAGCTGTTGCTCCTGACACTGCACCACCAGCCCCTGACAGGCCTATTGAGAAGAAATCTTACTCCCGGGCGAGAAGAACCCGAACCAAAGTTGGAGATGCAGTCAAAACTGCTGAGGAGGTGCCCCCTCCACCTGAAGGGCTGACCTCAGCACCTCCGGTCTCAGAAACCACCCCTCCTCCATCTACTAAGACTGGGAACTGGGAGGCTTCAGTAGATTCTGCTACAGGTGGACTTGAGCAAGATGTGGCACAACTAAATATAGCAGAACAGAATTGGAGTCCAGGACAACCTTCATTCCTACAACCACGGGAGCTTCGAG GTGTGCCGAACCACATACACATGGGAGCAGGACCTCCACCTCAGTTTAACCGGATGGAAGAAATG GGTGTCCAGGGTGGTCGAGCCAAACGCTATTCATCTCAGCGGCAGAGACCTGTGCCAgagcctcctgcccctcctgtgcACATCAGTATCATGGAGGGACATTACTATGATCCAC TGCAGTTCCAGGGACCAATCTATACCCATGGTGACAGTCCTGCACCACTGCCCCCACAGGGCATGATTGTACAGCCGGAAATGCACCTTCCCCACCCAG GTTTACATCCCCACCAGACACCGGCACCTCTGCCCAATCCAGGCCTCTACCCACCACCAGTGTCCATGTCTCCGGGACAGCCACCACCCCAGCAGTTGCTTGCTCCTACTTACTTTTCTGCTCCAGGAGTCATGAACTTTGGTAATCCCAGTTACCCTTATGCTCCAGGAGCACTGCCTCCCCCACCACCTCCTCATCTATATCCTAATACACAG GCGCCATCACAGGTATACGGAGGAGTGACCTACTATAACCCTGCCCAGCAGCAGGTGCAGCCAAAGCCCTCCCCACCCCGGAGGACTCCCCAGCCAGTCACCATCAAGCCCCCTCCACCTGAG GTTGTAAGCAGGGGTTCCAGTTAA
- the Msl1 gene encoding male-specific lethal 1 homolog isoform X1, with amino-acid sequence MTMRSAVFKAAAAPAGGNPEQRLDYERAAALGGPEDEPGAAEAHFLPRHRKLKEPGPPLASSQGGSPAPSPAGCGGKGRGLLLPAGAAPGQQEESWGGSVPLPCPPPATKQAGIGGEPAAAGAGCSPRPKYQAVLPIQTGSLVAAAKEPTPWAGDKGGAAPPAATASDPAGPPPLPLPGPPPLAPTATAGTLAASEGRWKSMRKSPLGGGGGSGASSQAACLKQILLLQLDLIEQQQQQLQAKEKEIEELKSERDTLLARIERMERRMQLVKKDNEKERHKLFQGYETEEREETELSEKIKLECQPELSETSQTLPPKPFSCGRSGKGHKRKTPFGSTERKTPVKKLAPEFSKVKTKTPKHSPIKEEPCGSLSETVCKRELRSQETPEKPRSSVDTPPRLSTPQKGPSTHPKEKAFSSEIEDLPYLSTTEMYLCRWHQPPPSPLPLRESSPKKEETVARCLMPSSVAGETSVLAVPSWRDHSVEPLRDPNPSDLLENLDDSVFSKRHAKLELDEKRRKRWDIQRIREQRILQRLQLRMYKKKGIQESEPEVTSFFPEPDDVESLMITPFLPVVAFGRPLPKLTPQNFELPWLDERSRCRLEIQKKQTPHRTCRK; translated from the exons ATGACCATGAGATCCGCAGTGTTCAAGGCGGCCGCGGCCCCTGCCGGCGGCAACCCTGAGCAGCGACTGGACTACGAGCGGGCTGCGGCGCTGGGCGGGCCGGAGGACGAGCCCGGGGCGGCCGAAGCCCACTTCCTCCCCCGGCACCGTAAGCTCAAGGAGCCGGGACCCCCGCTGGCCTCCTCCCAGGGCGGGAGCCCCGCGCCCTCCCCGGCCGGCTGCGGCGGCAAGGGCCGGGGCTTGTTACTCCCGGCCGGGGCGGCCCCCGGGCAGCAGGAAGAGAGCTGGGGCGGTTCGGTGCCCTTGCCCTGTCCGCCCCCGGCCACCAAACAAGCCGGCATTGGGGGGGAGCCAGCCGCAGCCGGCGCTGGCTGCAGCCCCCGGCCCAAGTATCAGGCAGTGCTGCCCATTCAGACGGGCTCTCTCGTGGCGGCGGCCAAAGAGCCTACGCCCTGGGCTGGGGACAAGGGTGGGGCGGCTCCCCCAGCTGCCACCGCTTCGGACCCGGCGGGACCCCCACCACTACCTCTGCCCGGGCCGCCACCCCTCGCGCCCACCGCCACCGCCGGGACCCTGGCGGCCAGCGAGGGCAGATGGAAGAGTATGAGGAAGAGCCCTCTCGGGGGTGGCGGCGGCTCGGGAGCCTCCAGTCAGGCCGCCTGCCTCAAACAGATCCTTCTGCTGCAATTGGACCTCATcgaacagcagcagcagcagctgcaggccAAGGAAAAGGAGATCGAGGAGCTGAAGTCAGAGAGAGACACG CTCCTTGCTCGGATTGAACGTATGGAAAGGCGGATGCAGCTGGTAAAGAAGGATAACGAGAAAGAAAGGCACAAGCTGTTTCAGGGCTATGAAactgaagagagagaggaaacagaGCTTTCTGAGAAAATTAAACTGGAGTGCCAGCCGGAGCTTTCAGAGACATCCCagactctgcctcccaagccTTTCTCATGTGGGCGGAGTGGAAAGGGACACAAAAG GAAAACCCCATTTGGAAGTACAGAAAGAAAGACTCCTGTTAAAAAGCTGGCTCCTGAATtttcaaaagtcaaaacaaaaactCCTAAGCACTCTCCCATTAAAGAGGAACCCTGCGGTTCCTTATCTGAAACTGTTTGTAAACGTGAATTGAGGAGCCAAGAAACCCCAGAAAAGCCCCGGTCTTCAGTGGACACCCCACCAAGACTCTCCACTCCCCAAAAGGGACCCAGCACCCACCCTAAGGAGAAAGCCTTCTCAAGTGAGATAGAAGATTTGCCGTACCTTTCTACCACAGAAATGTATTTGTGTCGTTGGCACCAGCCTCCCCCATCACCGTTACCATTACGGGAATCCTCTCCAAAGAAGGAGGAGACTGTAGCAA GGTGTCTGATGCCATCAAGTGTTGCAGGAGAAACTTCAGTCTTGGCTG ttcCTTCTTGGAGGGACCATTCTGTAGAGCCTCTAAGGGACCCAAATCCTTCAGACCTTCTGGAG AACCTGGACGACAGTGTGTTTTCTAAACGGCATGCAAAACTGGAGCTGgatgaaaagagaaggaaaag ATGGGATATTCAGAGGATCAGGGAACAAAGAATTTTACAGCGACTGCAGCTcagaatgtataaaaagaaaggaattcagGAATCTGAGCCTGAGGTTACCTCATTTTTCCCTGAACCAGATGATG TTGAAAGTTTGATGATTACCCCCTTCTTGCCTGTTGTAGCATTTGGACGACCATTACCAAAATTAACTCCACA GAATTTTGAGCTGCCCTGGTTGGATGAGCGTAGCCGATGCAGGTTGGAGATCCAGAAGAAGCAAACACCTCACCGGACGTGTAGGAAATAG
- the Msl1 gene encoding male-specific lethal 1 homolog isoform X2, whose amino-acid sequence MTMRSAVFKAAAAPAGGNPEQRLDYERAAALGGPEDEPGAAEAHFLPRHRKLKEPGPPLASSQGGSPAPSPAGCGGKGRGLLLPAGAAPGQQEESWGGSVPLPCPPPATKQAGIGGEPAAAGAGCSPRPKYQAVLPIQTGSLVAAAKEPTPWAGDKGGAAPPAATASDPAGPPPLPLPGPPPLAPTATAGTLAASEGRWKSMRKSPLGGGGGSGASSQAACLKQILLLQLDLIEQQQQQLQAKEKEIEELKSERDTLLARIERMERRMQLVKKDNEKERHKLFQGYETEEREETELSEKIKLECQPELSETSQTLPPKPFSCGRSGKGHKRKTPFGSTERKTPVKKLAPEFSKVKTKTPKHSPIKEEPCGSLSETVCKRELRSQETPEKPRSSVDTPPRLSTPQKGPSTHPKEKAFSSEIEDLPYLSTTEMYLCRWHQPPPSPLPLRESSPKKEETVAIPSWRDHSVEPLRDPNPSDLLENLDDSVFSKRHAKLELDEKRRKRWDIQRIREQRILQRLQLRMYKKKGIQESEPEVTSFFPEPDDVESLMITPFLPVVAFGRPLPKLTPQNFELPWLDERSRCRLEIQKKQTPHRTCRK is encoded by the exons ATGACCATGAGATCCGCAGTGTTCAAGGCGGCCGCGGCCCCTGCCGGCGGCAACCCTGAGCAGCGACTGGACTACGAGCGGGCTGCGGCGCTGGGCGGGCCGGAGGACGAGCCCGGGGCGGCCGAAGCCCACTTCCTCCCCCGGCACCGTAAGCTCAAGGAGCCGGGACCCCCGCTGGCCTCCTCCCAGGGCGGGAGCCCCGCGCCCTCCCCGGCCGGCTGCGGCGGCAAGGGCCGGGGCTTGTTACTCCCGGCCGGGGCGGCCCCCGGGCAGCAGGAAGAGAGCTGGGGCGGTTCGGTGCCCTTGCCCTGTCCGCCCCCGGCCACCAAACAAGCCGGCATTGGGGGGGAGCCAGCCGCAGCCGGCGCTGGCTGCAGCCCCCGGCCCAAGTATCAGGCAGTGCTGCCCATTCAGACGGGCTCTCTCGTGGCGGCGGCCAAAGAGCCTACGCCCTGGGCTGGGGACAAGGGTGGGGCGGCTCCCCCAGCTGCCACCGCTTCGGACCCGGCGGGACCCCCACCACTACCTCTGCCCGGGCCGCCACCCCTCGCGCCCACCGCCACCGCCGGGACCCTGGCGGCCAGCGAGGGCAGATGGAAGAGTATGAGGAAGAGCCCTCTCGGGGGTGGCGGCGGCTCGGGAGCCTCCAGTCAGGCCGCCTGCCTCAAACAGATCCTTCTGCTGCAATTGGACCTCATcgaacagcagcagcagcagctgcaggccAAGGAAAAGGAGATCGAGGAGCTGAAGTCAGAGAGAGACACG CTCCTTGCTCGGATTGAACGTATGGAAAGGCGGATGCAGCTGGTAAAGAAGGATAACGAGAAAGAAAGGCACAAGCTGTTTCAGGGCTATGAAactgaagagagagaggaaacagaGCTTTCTGAGAAAATTAAACTGGAGTGCCAGCCGGAGCTTTCAGAGACATCCCagactctgcctcccaagccTTTCTCATGTGGGCGGAGTGGAAAGGGACACAAAAG GAAAACCCCATTTGGAAGTACAGAAAGAAAGACTCCTGTTAAAAAGCTGGCTCCTGAATtttcaaaagtcaaaacaaaaactCCTAAGCACTCTCCCATTAAAGAGGAACCCTGCGGTTCCTTATCTGAAACTGTTTGTAAACGTGAATTGAGGAGCCAAGAAACCCCAGAAAAGCCCCGGTCTTCAGTGGACACCCCACCAAGACTCTCCACTCCCCAAAAGGGACCCAGCACCCACCCTAAGGAGAAAGCCTTCTCAAGTGAGATAGAAGATTTGCCGTACCTTTCTACCACAGAAATGTATTTGTGTCGTTGGCACCAGCCTCCCCCATCACCGTTACCATTACGGGAATCCTCTCCAAAGAAGGAGGAGACTGTAGCAA ttcCTTCTTGGAGGGACCATTCTGTAGAGCCTCTAAGGGACCCAAATCCTTCAGACCTTCTGGAG AACCTGGACGACAGTGTGTTTTCTAAACGGCATGCAAAACTGGAGCTGgatgaaaagagaaggaaaag ATGGGATATTCAGAGGATCAGGGAACAAAGAATTTTACAGCGACTGCAGCTcagaatgtataaaaagaaaggaattcagGAATCTGAGCCTGAGGTTACCTCATTTTTCCCTGAACCAGATGATG TTGAAAGTTTGATGATTACCCCCTTCTTGCCTGTTGTAGCATTTGGACGACCATTACCAAAATTAACTCCACA GAATTTTGAGCTGCCCTGGTTGGATGAGCGTAGCCGATGCAGGTTGGAGATCCAGAAGAAGCAAACACCTCACCGGACGTGTAGGAAATAG
- the Msl1 gene encoding male-specific lethal 1 homolog isoform X3 produces MERRMQLVKKDNEKERHKLFQGYETEEREETELSEKIKLECQPELSETSQTLPPKPFSCGRSGKGHKRKTPFGSTERKTPVKKLAPEFSKVKTKTPKHSPIKEEPCGSLSETVCKRELRSQETPEKPRSSVDTPPRLSTPQKGPSTHPKEKAFSSEIEDLPYLSTTEMYLCRWHQPPPSPLPLRESSPKKEETVARCLMPSSVAGETSVLAVPSWRDHSVEPLRDPNPSDLLENLDDSVFSKRHAKLELDEKRRKRWDIQRIREQRILQRLQLRMYKKKGIQESEPEVTSFFPEPDDVESLMITPFLPVVAFGRPLPKLTPQNFELPWLDERSRCRLEIQKKQTPHRTCRK; encoded by the exons ATGGAAAGGCGGATGCAGCTGGTAAAGAAGGATAACGAGAAAGAAAGGCACAAGCTGTTTCAGGGCTATGAAactgaagagagagaggaaacagaGCTTTCTGAGAAAATTAAACTGGAGTGCCAGCCGGAGCTTTCAGAGACATCCCagactctgcctcccaagccTTTCTCATGTGGGCGGAGTGGAAAGGGACACAAAAG GAAAACCCCATTTGGAAGTACAGAAAGAAAGACTCCTGTTAAAAAGCTGGCTCCTGAATtttcaaaagtcaaaacaaaaactCCTAAGCACTCTCCCATTAAAGAGGAACCCTGCGGTTCCTTATCTGAAACTGTTTGTAAACGTGAATTGAGGAGCCAAGAAACCCCAGAAAAGCCCCGGTCTTCAGTGGACACCCCACCAAGACTCTCCACTCCCCAAAAGGGACCCAGCACCCACCCTAAGGAGAAAGCCTTCTCAAGTGAGATAGAAGATTTGCCGTACCTTTCTACCACAGAAATGTATTTGTGTCGTTGGCACCAGCCTCCCCCATCACCGTTACCATTACGGGAATCCTCTCCAAAGAAGGAGGAGACTGTAGCAA GGTGTCTGATGCCATCAAGTGTTGCAGGAGAAACTTCAGTCTTGGCTG ttcCTTCTTGGAGGGACCATTCTGTAGAGCCTCTAAGGGACCCAAATCCTTCAGACCTTCTGGAG AACCTGGACGACAGTGTGTTTTCTAAACGGCATGCAAAACTGGAGCTGgatgaaaagagaaggaaaag ATGGGATATTCAGAGGATCAGGGAACAAAGAATTTTACAGCGACTGCAGCTcagaatgtataaaaagaaaggaattcagGAATCTGAGCCTGAGGTTACCTCATTTTTCCCTGAACCAGATGATG TTGAAAGTTTGATGATTACCCCCTTCTTGCCTGTTGTAGCATTTGGACGACCATTACCAAAATTAACTCCACA GAATTTTGAGCTGCCCTGGTTGGATGAGCGTAGCCGATGCAGGTTGGAGATCCAGAAGAAGCAAACACCTCACCGGACGTGTAGGAAATAG